Proteins from a genomic interval of Bradyrhizobium sp. CCBAU 53340:
- a CDS encoding branched-chain amino acid ABC transporter permease has translation MSLAPDVRLAARPAASAQRPVRTWPEINNPAAWVVAVILLIMPLIANGFFLIEIFATTLILGIMALSLMFLAGYGGMVSLMQLTIAGFAAYMVAVFGVSGNANISLGWPWWLAVPMALALATAFGTLGGALAVRTEGIYTIMITLAIGAAFYYFTNQNWAIFNGHTGINTVATPHFWGVNWRADIPFYYVVLAVAALCYFAVEYLSRAPFGLALQGVRDNPRRMAALGFNVNAHRVAAYAFASFVAALAGVLQVWNYRQISPGSVSVGACIDVLIIAVVGGITRPIGPFIGALIFVLLRTFALDVLIRLGLDGNRFRLLIGLGFLAIVFWSSDGVIGLWQHWRRSQRPRDDRSGGGHRRG, from the coding sequence ATGTCGCTCGCCCCTGACGTCCGCCTTGCCGCTCGTCCCGCTGCATCGGCGCAGCGGCCCGTACGGACATGGCCGGAGATCAACAATCCCGCCGCCTGGGTCGTCGCGGTCATTCTCCTGATCATGCCGCTGATCGCCAACGGCTTCTTCCTGATCGAGATCTTCGCGACGACGCTGATCCTCGGCATCATGGCGCTGAGCCTGATGTTCCTCGCCGGCTATGGCGGCATGGTCAGCCTGATGCAGCTCACCATCGCGGGCTTTGCCGCCTATATGGTCGCGGTGTTTGGCGTCAGCGGCAACGCCAATATCAGCCTCGGCTGGCCGTGGTGGCTCGCGGTGCCGATGGCGCTGGCGCTGGCAACGGCATTCGGCACGCTCGGCGGCGCGCTCGCGGTGCGCACCGAAGGTATTTACACCATCATGATCACGCTCGCGATTGGAGCTGCCTTCTACTATTTCACCAACCAGAACTGGGCGATCTTCAACGGCCACACCGGTATCAACACCGTGGCCACCCCTCACTTCTGGGGCGTGAACTGGCGCGCCGACATTCCCTTTTATTATGTCGTGCTCGCAGTCGCCGCGCTCTGCTATTTCGCCGTCGAATATCTCTCACGCGCGCCATTCGGGCTTGCGCTACAGGGCGTACGCGACAATCCGCGGCGCATGGCAGCGCTCGGCTTCAACGTCAATGCGCACCGCGTCGCCGCCTACGCATTCGCCTCCTTCGTAGCCGCGCTCGCCGGCGTCCTCCAGGTCTGGAACTATCGCCAGATCTCGCCGGGCTCGGTGAGCGTCGGGGCCTGCATCGACGTGCTGATCATCGCCGTTGTCGGCGGCATCACGCGCCCGATCGGCCCCTTCATCGGCGCTTTGATCTTCGTGCTGCTGCGGACCTTTGCGCTCGATGTTCTGATCCGGCTGGGTCTCGACGGCAACCGCTTCCGGCTGCTGATCGGGCTCGGTTTCCTCGCCATCGTGTTCTGGTCCTCGGATGGTGTCATCGGCCTGTGGCAGCATTGGCGTCGAAGCCAGCGTCCCCGCGACGATCGATCAGGTGGAGGGCACCGTCGTGGATAG
- a CDS encoding ABC transporter ATP-binding protein, with the protein MDSVAQRLSAVGAGAALELRGVTRLFGALAALTDVTITVRPGERRAVLGSNGAGKTTLFNCITGDFPPSSGTIRFFGEDVTHFPPYERIRRGLRRTYQISALFPGLTVQDNVYLACRGVSRGRFSFLRPGQNDALMHAADNLVQAVHLSAVKDQRVAELAHGQQRQLEIALALAGAPRFILFDEPAAGLSPTERAELIEILTSLPAHIGYIIIEHDMDVALRVVESVTMMHNGRVFKEGLPQEIQSDPEVQELYLGGGHE; encoded by the coding sequence GTGGATAGTGTTGCCCAACGACTTTCCGCCGTCGGCGCCGGCGCCGCGCTGGAACTACGCGGCGTGACACGGCTGTTCGGCGCGCTCGCCGCACTGACCGACGTCACCATCACCGTCCGCCCGGGCGAGCGGCGCGCCGTGCTCGGCTCCAACGGCGCCGGCAAGACCACCCTGTTCAACTGCATCACCGGCGACTTTCCGCCCTCCTCCGGGACCATCCGCTTCTTTGGCGAGGACGTCACTCACTTCCCGCCCTATGAGCGCATCCGCCGCGGACTGCGCCGGACCTACCAGATCTCGGCGCTGTTCCCCGGCCTCACCGTGCAGGACAACGTCTACCTCGCCTGCCGCGGGGTCTCGCGCGGGCGCTTCTCGTTCCTTCGCCCGGGACAGAACGATGCCCTGATGCACGCGGCCGACAACCTCGTGCAGGCCGTGCATCTGTCCGCCGTCAAGGACCAGCGCGTGGCCGAACTCGCGCACGGCCAACAACGTCAGCTCGAGATCGCCCTCGCGCTCGCCGGCGCACCGCGTTTCATCCTGTTCGACGAGCCGGCCGCGGGCCTGTCACCGACCGAACGGGCCGAGCTGATCGAGATTCTGACCTCGCTGCCGGCGCATATCGGCTACATCATCATCGAGCACGATATGGACGTCGCCTTGCGCGTCGTCGAAAGCGTCACGATGATGCACAACGGCCGCGTCTTCAAGGAAGGCCTGCCGCAAGAGATCCAGTCCGATCCCGAGGTGCAGGAACTCTATCTCGGAGGCGGCCATGAATGA
- a CDS encoding ABC transporter permease, giving the protein MNEVRRSTATLEVRGLDVYYGHSHALQGVDLTLESGVFSVVGRNGMGKTTLCKAIMGLVGVSGGSIRVRGEDITRRPPAQIARLGVGYVPQGRRLWRSLSVDEHLQLAGGMRSGAWTVERIYDTFPRLAERKGHGGGQLSGGEQQMLAISRALLTNPHLLIMDEPTEGLAPVIVAQVEEMLLQLGEDGDMSVLVIEQNIGVATAISRNVAIMVNGRINRIIDSGRLAADRDLQQRLLGVGLHAELEPDIDLAESGPEVKPAPAPQRDGPIRIYISNPTLPTRWSQPVPIARIEASARTVSTQVTRPEETTQRRREPAATQTAGPPVVLVVGTLDTKATELRFIRDIIAAAGLRTRLVDVSTGGRHCSCDVSAQEIALNHARGGSAVFGADRGAAVTAMADAFANWLRRQDNIAGVISAGGSGAASLVAPAMRALPVGVPKLIISSVASGDVGPYVGPADITMMYSVTDVQGLNSISRVVLANGANAIAGMVKARLDQRVATARQAGSLPSVGITMFGVTTPAVQKIAAELRDDFECLVFHATGVGGRSMEKLVESGQLSGVIDLTTTEICDLLMGGVFPATEDRLGAIIRSRLPYVGSVGALDMVNFGAPDTIPDRYRGRKFHVHNPQVTLMRTTAEENERMGRWIADRINQMDGPVRFFLPEGGVSALDARGQPFWDPEADAALFRALERNVRQTANRQLIRMPKNINDPDFAAAVVSAFRTLFGRTGARRRLAR; this is encoded by the coding sequence ATGAATGAGGTTCGCCGCTCCACTGCCACGCTCGAGGTCCGCGGCCTCGACGTCTATTACGGTCACTCGCACGCGCTGCAAGGCGTCGACCTCACGTTGGAGAGCGGCGTGTTCTCGGTCGTCGGCCGCAACGGCATGGGCAAGACCACGCTGTGCAAGGCGATCATGGGTCTCGTTGGTGTGAGCGGCGGCTCGATTCGCGTGCGCGGCGAGGACATCACGCGGCGTCCGCCGGCCCAGATCGCGCGGCTCGGCGTCGGCTATGTGCCGCAAGGCCGCCGTCTCTGGCGCTCGCTCAGCGTCGATGAGCATCTGCAGCTTGCCGGCGGGATGCGCTCCGGCGCCTGGACCGTCGAACGCATCTACGACACCTTCCCCCGCCTCGCCGAACGCAAGGGCCACGGTGGCGGCCAGCTGTCCGGCGGTGAGCAGCAGATGCTGGCCATCTCGCGCGCGCTGCTCACCAATCCGCATCTGTTGATCATGGATGAGCCGACCGAAGGGCTCGCGCCCGTCATCGTCGCACAGGTCGAGGAGATGCTGCTGCAGCTCGGCGAGGACGGCGACATGTCCGTGCTCGTGATCGAGCAGAACATCGGCGTCGCCACCGCCATCTCGCGCAATGTCGCGATCATGGTCAACGGCCGCATCAACCGCATCATCGACTCCGGCCGCCTCGCCGCCGACCGCGACCTGCAGCAGCGCCTGCTCGGCGTCGGGCTTCACGCCGAGCTCGAGCCGGACATCGACCTCGCCGAGTCCGGCCCAGAGGTGAAGCCCGCGCCTGCGCCGCAGCGTGACGGGCCGATCCGCATCTACATCTCCAACCCCACGCTCCCGACACGATGGTCGCAACCGGTGCCGATCGCCCGCATCGAGGCGTCGGCCCGCACCGTCTCCACGCAGGTCACGCGGCCGGAGGAGACGACACAGCGCAGGCGCGAGCCCGCTGCGACGCAGACTGCAGGCCCGCCCGTAGTGCTGGTCGTCGGCACGCTTGACACCAAAGCCACCGAGCTGCGCTTCATCCGCGACATCATCGCGGCAGCCGGCCTTCGCACACGGCTGGTCGACGTGTCGACCGGCGGCCGGCATTGCAGCTGCGATGTCTCCGCGCAGGAGATCGCGCTGAACCACGCCCGCGGCGGATCCGCCGTGTTCGGCGCCGATCGCGGAGCCGCCGTGACCGCGATGGCTGACGCGTTCGCCAATTGGCTGCGACGCCAGGACAACATTGCCGGCGTGATCTCGGCCGGCGGTTCGGGCGCGGCGTCGCTGGTTGCGCCGGCCATGCGCGCCCTTCCCGTCGGCGTGCCCAAGCTGATTATCTCCTCTGTCGCCTCCGGCGACGTCGGGCCCTATGTCGGCCCTGCCGACATCACGATGATGTACTCGGTGACCGACGTGCAGGGGTTGAACTCGATCTCGCGTGTCGTGCTGGCCAACGGCGCCAATGCGATCGCCGGCATGGTCAAGGCAAGGCTCGATCAACGCGTCGCGACGGCGCGCCAAGCTGGCAGCCTGCCCTCGGTCGGCATCACCATGTTCGGCGTCACCACGCCGGCGGTGCAGAAGATCGCAGCCGAGCTGCGCGATGATTTCGAGTGCCTGGTCTTCCATGCTACCGGCGTCGGCGGCCGCTCCATGGAAAAACTCGTCGAGTCCGGTCAGCTCTCGGGCGTTATCGACCTCACCACGACCGAGATCTGTGATCTCCTCATGGGAGGCGTGTTTCCCGCGACGGAGGATCGCCTAGGCGCGATCATTCGCAGCCGCTTGCCTTATGTCGGCTCGGTCGGTGCTCTCGACATGGTCAATTTCGGCGCTCCCGACACCATTCCCGACCGCTACCGTGGCCGCAAATTCCACGTCCACAATCCGCAGGTGACGTTGATGCGGACGACGGCCGAAGAGAACGAACGCATGGGCCGCTGGATCGCCGACCGCATCAACCAGATGGACGGCCCCGTCCGTTTCTTCCTGCCCGAGGGCGGCGTCTCCGCGCTCGATGCGCGAGGCCAGCCATTCTGGGACCCGGAAGCCGACGCCGCGCTGTTCCGCGCGCTGGAGCGCAACGTCCGACAGACCGCCAATCGCCAGCTCATTCGCATGCCCAAGAACATCAACGATCCCGACTTCGCCGCCGCCGTCGTCAGTGCGTTCCGAACGCTGTTCGGCCGCACCGGCGCGCGGCGGAGACTAGCGAGGTAA
- a CDS encoding phosphoenolpyruvate hydrolase family protein — MARFERAALLKKFRDMARRGEPIVGGGAGTGLSAKCEESGGVDLIVIYNSGRYRMAGRGSLAGLMAYGDANAIVLEMAGEVLPVVTRTPVLAGVNGTDPFRDMDVFLDQLKTLGFAGVQNFPTVGLIDGTFRANLEETGMSYALEIDMIAKAHDKDMLTTPYVFSEKEAAAMAIAGADIIVCHMGLTTGGTIGAQTAPKLNDCPEHIDTWATAALSVNPEILVLAHGGPIADPADADFIMKNTRYCHGFYGASSMERLPVERALTEQVRQFKAIGAR, encoded by the coding sequence ATGGCCAGGTTTGAACGCGCTGCCCTCCTGAAGAAGTTCCGCGACATGGCAAGGCGCGGTGAGCCGATCGTCGGCGGCGGCGCCGGTACCGGCCTGTCAGCCAAGTGCGAGGAGTCCGGCGGCGTCGATCTCATCGTGATCTACAATTCCGGCCGCTATCGCATGGCCGGCCGTGGCTCGCTCGCCGGCCTGATGGCTTACGGCGATGCCAATGCCATCGTGCTCGAAATGGCCGGCGAGGTGCTGCCCGTGGTCACCCGGACGCCGGTGCTTGCCGGTGTCAATGGCACCGATCCATTCCGCGACATGGATGTGTTTCTCGACCAGCTGAAGACGCTCGGATTTGCGGGTGTCCAGAACTTTCCGACCGTCGGCCTTATCGACGGCACTTTCCGCGCCAATCTCGAAGAGACCGGCATGTCCTATGCGCTCGAGATCGACATGATCGCCAAGGCCCACGACAAGGACATGCTGACGACGCCCTATGTGTTCAGCGAGAAGGAAGCCGCAGCGATGGCGATCGCCGGCGCGGATATCATCGTCTGCCACATGGGGTTGACGACCGGCGGCACGATCGGCGCGCAGACCGCGCCAAAGCTCAACGACTGTCCAGAGCATATCGATACCTGGGCCACAGCGGCGCTCAGCGTCAATCCAGAGATCCTGGTGCTGGCCCATGGCGGCCCGATCGCCGATCCCGCCGACGCCGATTTCATCATGAAGAACACCCGTTATTGCCACGGCTTCTACGGCGCGTCCTCGATGGAGCGACTGCCCGTGGAACGGGCGCTGACGGAGCAGGTGCGTCAATTCAAGGCGATCGGCGCGCGATAA
- a CDS encoding flotillin family protein — translation MSGILVGELILWLIVAIVVIVVGVYIVNWLYHRSSKETSFVRTGFLGERVVINGGAFVLPFIHDYTPVNMNVLPMGIVRSRQDAVITRDRMRVDIEADFYVRVQPTREAVSIAAATLGRRTMEPEQLHALLAGKFISAIRSVASEMTMEEMHERRGDYVARVKTNAAEALAQNGLELESVAITDLDQTDLEFFNPSNRFDAEGLTRLMEDIEAKRKLRNDIEQDSMIKIRSRNLEAERQALEIERESETARLEQERDIEMRRALQRTEVARERALRETEAEQAQISAREAIERARIANDQAIAEARIASERETRQKEIERTRTIEEKELLAREEIEKTRIANQRSIDTTRIASEREVRQREIERMRTVEEAEISAREAIEKARIQQDRVVTDARIANEEETRRREIERSRAVDEAEIAAREATEKARIAQTLIVNVERISSDERTRALEIQQVRTIQEAEIEAQRAVEAARIARERTLAAERIAAEQNTRQLEIERNRALDVAGIAARETTEATRIAQEERVRSLEIARNRAVEEADIASREAIEAARIAQEKAVAAERIQAERDTRSLEIERTGALEAAELKRRDAIERQRITVDLALEAERINSSKKREVLNIEQKKAVEIADEDRVIALSTKRSERIDADRQVKQAEIVARKEIETTDVSREQALEAARLERRRAIEQLEVARVQSLQEAEIASREEVERARIASDRGLDEARIGRERELRKLEVNREKDVETVLMEKAIAIHQKSLEESAARAAAEEARMRATEAAERVVTARESEIAKRRKTVEVLLAEKQAEEIRIAAEAERVRAAVEAEAQRMLNEAENVLTDQARYSLFRRKLLDRIEGIVRESVKPMEKIEGIRILQVDGLNGNGHGGNGGRSATDEVIDSALRYRVQAPLIDSILSDIGVEGGSLAKMPGLIREARDMQGIKDSARKGGGDKPAASPPAAEGGEAPAERGPRKKS, via the coding sequence ATGTCAGGGATTCTGGTCGGTGAATTGATCCTCTGGCTGATCGTCGCGATCGTCGTGATCGTGGTCGGCGTCTACATCGTCAACTGGCTCTACCACCGCTCCTCCAAGGAGACCTCGTTCGTCCGGACCGGCTTCCTCGGCGAGCGCGTGGTGATCAATGGCGGCGCCTTCGTGCTGCCGTTCATCCACGATTACACGCCGGTCAACATGAACGTCTTGCCGATGGGCATCGTGCGCTCGAGGCAGGACGCCGTGATCACCCGCGACCGCATGCGCGTCGACATCGAGGCCGACTTCTATGTTCGCGTGCAGCCGACCCGCGAAGCTGTCTCCATCGCGGCTGCAACCCTCGGCCGCCGCACCATGGAACCGGAACAGTTGCATGCGCTGCTGGCCGGCAAGTTCATCTCCGCGATCCGCTCGGTCGCCTCCGAAATGACGATGGAGGAGATGCACGAGCGGCGCGGCGACTATGTCGCACGCGTCAAGACCAATGCCGCCGAGGCCCTCGCCCAGAACGGCCTCGAGCTGGAATCGGTCGCGATCACCGATCTCGATCAGACCGACCTCGAATTCTTCAACCCGTCGAACCGCTTTGACGCCGAAGGCCTGACGCGCCTGATGGAGGACATCGAGGCCAAGCGGAAGCTGCGCAACGACATCGAGCAGGACTCGATGATCAAGATCCGCTCGCGCAACCTGGAGGCCGAGCGGCAGGCGCTCGAAATCGAGCGCGAGAGCGAGACCGCACGCCTTGAGCAGGAACGCGACATCGAGATGCGCCGCGCCCTCCAACGCACCGAAGTCGCCCGCGAGCGCGCGCTACGCGAGACCGAGGCCGAACAGGCACAGATCTCCGCGCGCGAGGCCATTGAGCGTGCCCGCATTGCCAACGACCAGGCGATCGCGGAGGCCCGCATCGCCTCGGAGCGCGAGACCCGCCAGAAGGAGATCGAGCGGACGCGCACCATCGAGGAGAAGGAGCTGCTGGCGCGCGAGGAAATCGAGAAGACCCGTATCGCCAACCAGCGCTCGATCGACACGACCCGTATCGCGTCCGAGCGCGAAGTCCGCCAGCGCGAGATCGAGCGGATGCGCACGGTCGAGGAAGCCGAAATTTCCGCCCGCGAAGCCATCGAGAAGGCCCGGATCCAGCAGGATCGCGTCGTCACCGATGCGCGTATCGCCAACGAGGAGGAGACCCGTCGTCGCGAGATCGAGCGCAGCCGCGCCGTGGACGAAGCCGAGATCGCCGCGCGCGAGGCCACTGAAAAGGCGCGCATCGCCCAGACGCTGATTGTCAATGTCGAACGCATCTCCTCCGATGAGCGCACCCGCGCGCTGGAGATCCAGCAGGTACGGACCATCCAGGAGGCCGAGATCGAGGCGCAGCGCGCGGTCGAAGCCGCCCGCATCGCGCGCGAACGGACGCTGGCCGCCGAGCGGATCGCCGCCGAGCAGAACACCCGTCAGCTCGAGATCGAGCGCAACCGGGCGCTCGACGTCGCCGGCATCGCCGCGCGCGAAACCACCGAGGCGACGCGCATCGCTCAGGAGGAGCGCGTACGCTCGCTGGAGATCGCCCGCAATCGTGCCGTCGAGGAGGCCGATATTGCCTCGCGCGAGGCGATTGAGGCCGCCCGTATCGCCCAGGAGAAGGCAGTTGCCGCCGAGCGCATCCAGGCCGAGCGCGACACCCGTTCCCTCGAGATCGAGCGGACGGGCGCTCTGGAGGCGGCCGAGTTGAAGCGGCGCGACGCCATCGAGCGTCAGCGCATCACGGTCGATCTGGCGCTCGAGGCCGAGCGCATCAATTCCTCCAAGAAGCGCGAGGTGCTCAATATCGAGCAGAAGAAGGCGGTCGAGATCGCAGACGAGGATCGTGTCATCGCCCTCTCCACCAAGCGCTCCGAACGCATCGACGCTGACCGCCAGGTCAAGCAGGCCGAGATCGTCGCGCGCAAGGAGATCGAGACCACCGACGTCTCGCGGGAGCAAGCGCTCGAGGCGGCTCGCCTCGAGCGACGGCGCGCCATCGAGCAGCTCGAGGTCGCTCGCGTCCAGTCGCTCCAGGAGGCCGAAATCGCCTCCCGCGAAGAGGTCGAACGCGCCCGCATCGCGTCCGATCGTGGGCTCGACGAAGCCCGCATCGGCCGCGAACGCGAGCTGCGCAAGCTCGAGGTTAACAGAGAGAAGGACGTCGAGACGGTCCTGATGGAGAAAGCCATCGCCATCCATCAGAAATCACTTGAGGAGTCAGCGGCCCGTGCCGCCGCCGAAGAGGCCCGCATGCGCGCCACCGAGGCGGCCGAGCGCGTCGTCACCGCCCGCGAGAGCGAGATCGCAAAGCGTCGCAAGACGGTCGAGGTGCTGCTCGCCGAAAAGCAGGCTGAGGAAATCCGCATCGCCGCAGAGGCCGAGCGCGTGCGAGCCGCCGTCGAGGCCGAGGCGCAGCGCATGCTGAACGAGGCCGAAAACGTCCTTACCGACCAGGCGCGTTACTCGCTGTTCCGCAGAAAGCTGCTCGACCGCATCGAGGGCATCGTGCGCGAGAGCGTCAAGCCGATGGAGAAGATCGAAGGCATCCGCATCCTCCAGGTCGATGGCCTCAACGGCAACGGACATGGCGGCAATGGCGGCCGCAGCGCCACCGACGAGGTGATCGACTCCGCCCTGCGCTACCGCGTCCAGGCGCCACTGATCGATTCCATTCTGTCCGACATCGGCGTCGAGGGCGGCAGCCTCGCCAAGATGCCCGGCCTGATCCGCGAGGCCCGCGACATGCAAGGGATCAAGGATTCCGCACGCAAGGGTGGCGGCGACAAGCCTGCGGCCTCCCCACCCGCGGCTGAGGGTGGCGAAGCACCGGCCGAGCGCGGGCCGCGGAAGAAGAGCTGA
- a CDS encoding SRPBCC family protein, giving the protein MARVYVSTVVNARNDRVWARVRDFNGLPNWHPAIAESRIEGGEPADKIGCVRDFRLRNGDRIREKLLGLSDYDMFCTYSILESPMGVENYVATLRLTPVTDGDQTFVEWTAEFDCAPERETELVNNIGGGVFQGGFDALKRVFGG; this is encoded by the coding sequence ATGGCCCGCGTCTATGTCTCCACCGTCGTCAATGCCCGTAATGACCGTGTCTGGGCGCGGGTGCGCGACTTCAACGGCCTGCCGAACTGGCACCCGGCCATCGCCGAAAGCCGCATCGAGGGTGGCGAGCCCGCCGACAAGATCGGTTGCGTGCGAGATTTTCGCCTGCGCAATGGCGATCGCATCCGTGAGAAGCTCTTGGGTCTGTCCGACTACGACATGTTCTGCACCTACTCGATCCTGGAATCCCCGATGGGAGTTGAGAACTATGTTGCGACCCTGCGGTTGACGCCCGTCACTGACGGCGACCAGACTTTTGTGGAATGGACCGCCGAGTTCGATTGCGCGCCGGAGCGCGAGACCGAGCTCGTCAACAACATCGGTGGGGGCGTGTTCCAGGGCGGCTTTGATGCGCTCAAGCGCGTGTTTGGAGGCTGA
- a CDS encoding SRPBCC family protein, whose product MPHIVKSTILNAPTDTVWNVLRDFNGHDRWHPAVATSTIERAQSSDKIGCVRRFRLRDGAELREQLLALSDLEQSFSYCLLDTPVPMFNYVAHVRLLPVTDGDRTFWHWESRFTTKPEDRDHITHMVAEDIYQAGFEAIRRHLKEAA is encoded by the coding sequence GTGCCGCATATCGTCAAGAGCACGATCCTGAATGCGCCGACCGACACGGTGTGGAACGTGCTGCGCGATTTCAACGGGCATGATCGCTGGCATCCGGCGGTTGCGACCTCCACCATCGAGCGCGCGCAATCTTCGGACAAGATCGGCTGTGTCAGGCGGTTCAGGCTCCGCGATGGCGCGGAGTTGCGCGAGCAGCTCCTGGCGCTGTCCGACCTGGAACAGTCCTTCAGCTATTGCCTGCTCGATACGCCGGTGCCGATGTTCAACTACGTCGCCCATGTCCGGCTTCTGCCGGTCACCGACGGTGACCGGACTTTCTGGCACTGGGAATCCCGCTTCACCACGAAGCCGGAAGATCGCGACCACATCACCCACATGGTCGCCGAAGACATCTATCAGGCTGGGTTCGAAGCAATCCGCCGACACCTGAAGGAGGCCGCTTAA
- a CDS encoding xanthine dehydrogenase family protein subunit M, translating to MAVTVKTFANVSEAAGALSSDRSARYLGGGTLVMRALNEGDVSISTIVRAQDLALTRIDAAGPRVTLGAGVTFARVLAERDLAFLHAPARSIGGPAVRNMGTVGGNLFAPNPYGDFTVALLALDATVAVQGSFGSRDIGIEEFLQARDRQAGTLVLSISCTRPASTEAFRYRKIARIKPKGGSVITLAAHIPISGGRIAGARIALGSMAPTQIRARAAERALEGRLLDAATIAAAASAATEGTSPSDNALGSAWYRREIVGVHLRRLLSGQE from the coding sequence ATGGCCGTGACAGTCAAGACCTTTGCGAATGTCAGCGAGGCGGCCGGGGCGCTGTCCTCGGACCGCAGCGCGCGCTATCTCGGCGGCGGAACGCTGGTGATGCGGGCGCTGAACGAGGGAGACGTTTCGATCTCGACCATTGTCCGCGCCCAGGACCTCGCTTTGACCCGGATCGACGCAGCGGGCCCGCGCGTGACGCTCGGGGCCGGCGTGACCTTCGCACGCGTGCTCGCCGAGCGCGACCTCGCCTTCCTGCACGCCCCGGCGCGCTCGATCGGCGGCCCCGCCGTGCGCAATATGGGGACCGTCGGCGGCAATCTGTTTGCGCCGAACCCCTACGGCGATTTCACCGTGGCGCTGCTGGCGCTCGACGCCACCGTGGCCGTGCAAGGCAGCTTTGGTTCGCGCGACATCGGAATCGAGGAATTCTTGCAGGCACGCGACAGGCAGGCCGGCACATTGGTCCTGTCAATCTCCTGCACCCGGCCGGCAAGCACCGAGGCGTTCCGCTATCGCAAGATCGCGCGCATCAAGCCGAAGGGCGGCTCAGTCATCACGTTGGCCGCGCATATACCGATCAGCGGCGGCCGGATCGCAGGCGCTCGGATTGCGCTCGGCTCGATGGCGCCGACGCAGATCCGCGCCCGCGCCGCCGAGCGTGCGCTCGAGGGCCGCCTGCTGGATGCCGCGACCATCGCCGCCGCCGCATCCGCAGCCACCGAAGGAACATCGCCATCCGACAACGCGCTCGGAAGCGCCTGGTATCGCCGCGAGATCGTCGGCGTCCATCTGCGCCGCCTGCTGTCGGGACAGGAATAG
- a CDS encoding (2Fe-2S)-binding protein — MSKIPLQFRHNGRDVAIFVDGGTNLLVALRELIGDMTPKFGCGQGGCGTCSVLVDGELHLSCLTLAETVAGRSVETLDGMKQGPNLHPLQRAFADNFAAQCGYCTPGMLMAAKALLDRNPSPNRDEVIEAISGNICRCTGYEPIINAILAVAGGRVSA; from the coding sequence ATGTCCAAGATTCCCCTCCAATTTCGTCACAACGGCCGCGACGTCGCGATCTTCGTCGACGGCGGCACCAATCTGCTGGTGGCCCTGCGCGAGTTGATCGGTGACATGACGCCAAAGTTCGGCTGCGGCCAGGGTGGCTGCGGCACCTGCAGTGTGCTGGTCGATGGCGAGCTCCACCTGTCCTGCTTGACCCTCGCTGAAACGGTCGCGGGCCGTTCGGTCGAGACGCTCGACGGCATGAAGCAGGGCCCGAACCTGCACCCACTCCAGCGCGCCTTTGCCGACAACTTTGCGGCCCAGTGCGGCTATTGCACGCCGGGCATGCTGATGGCCGCAAAAGCCCTGCTCGACCGCAATCCCTCGCCAAACCGGGACGAGGTCATCGAGGCCATCTCGGGCAACATCTGCCGCTGCACCGGCTACGAGCCGATCATCAATGCCATCCTGGCGGTCGCGGGCGGCCGGGTCAGCGCGTGA